The Hordeum vulgare subsp. vulgare chromosome 7H, MorexV3_pseudomolecules_assembly, whole genome shotgun sequence DNA window TTATTTTCTACTTTAGCTCAACGGACACACCAGTCCATATCCGCTCAAATGGACCTGCAACAAATAGCACATACAATGTGGACATACATACGGATAAACAGTCATACAGAAGTGCATACTCAACGATGCATAATGTGTGTAAGTACTTGTACGTACCCAAAGCCGTGCGTGGCGTAGTAAGGGAGGTTGGAGAGGGTGGTCTCGTCGATGTCGAAGACCCACACGTCCTTGCCGTTGCCGGCGAGCTTGAGGCCGTCGACGTAGGCGATGGCCTGGTCGATGACGACCTTGAAGTCGCGCCGGAAGTGGTTGCCGAGCATGTAGTGCCCCACGTAGCCCTCGCAGTTGGCCGGCACCGTCTTCCAGTCCCGCACGTTGTACGCCTCCACGCCCAGCCTCCAGCTGTCGCACGGCACGCCGCCGCGGCTCCCCAGCTGCCCGCCGGAGCCCAGCAGCGGCCGCAGCGCGTGGATGAGCGGCGCCACCGCGTCGTCGACCATCCGGATGGTGGGATCCCATGCGCTGCAGGAGGCCGACGCGGCCATGAGGGCCACGGCGACGAGGATGGGCACCCTTGCCATCGCCATTGTTAGTGTATGTGCTACTGGTAGCTACCCTGTGGTGCTCTGCCTCCTCAGCTGCACTGTCAAGTGTGTGTGGCGGGTGGCTTCTTAAATAGAGCCCCGTTCCTGTGGTGCCAAGATCTACTGCACAATTAGCAACATATATTGACAGAAATTCCACCAGAAAACTAGCAGTAGGAAAGCTACGTCCTACGTGGTGTGAGCTTGAGAGAAATTAACTACGCAAGACAGCAGGGGTATGGTCTCAATCACAGGGCGTGGAACACGCTGAGCGCGACATTTTGTTGGGGACGATGTGATACATTATTTTCCTGCTTTACCATGTACAGTTTTACCATTCATAATTTCATATTCTGCACAACAGTCAGGGGTTAATCTGTGGATGCTCTTTTTTTCCAGCCCATAtatgttagagcatctccaacagcagcACAAAAATATCGCATTCAATAAAAATTTTAACGCGTCACTGTAGCATTTTTAAAGCGCGGGGACCGGAGTATCTTCAACAGAAGCGCGCTAGTGGGGCGCCGAATCCAGCCAAATCCAGCGACCCCACCTGCAGCAGCACAGAGTTTGCTGCGCGCGGCGCACCAAATATGTTGCGCGCGATAGCGCTTTTCAGCGCGCGTCCAAAACTTTTTAGCGCACGCACTATTTTGCAGCGTATGTTGGAGCTGTCCGACGTCCAAAAAACGAATCTTTTAATGCGCAGAACACTTTTTAggcgtctgttggagatgctcttaagtgTTTTATTAGGACCGTCCATTCCTGAGGAACATAAAATGTTTTGCTGTAAGTCGCAATTTCGGGCCGTCAAAAGTCTATCCAACTGCCAAGATTGCACCAttgttcatcttcttcctccctttCTTCTTCATCCACCTGTCAGCCTTAGGCCTATCCTTAATCATGGATCTCCACCACCCATGGCAGGCATGCGTTACCGCGAGCCGCCCCGCCCTACCAGCACCACCCCTCACCCATCCCCACCGTCATGATCATCCCTCTAAGTACCTCCCCCTCCGGCCCGCGTCGTCAACCTGGCTCCTCGCCTTTGCCGGGGTTGCCACAACCCGCTAACGCTCATAGCGTCATCCCCACCTCTGGCAAGGTACTGGCTCGGCTTCACCGTGGTTGACGCTCTCCGCTATCGCTCGTCAAGTTGTCCCTGACTTCAGCTTTGTGCAAAGCGGAAAAAGCGACTCACGCACAAGTAAATAATGTTTAGCAAACCCAATTTTTTTTGTATTGTAGAATGCACATTATTGCACTTGCAAAACATAACAAACAGACATTGCCATGACGAGGACGAGTATCCTGGCCATGTGCATTttagtgtgtgtgcgcgcgcgcttTGTCCCCGGTGCTTCTTGAGTAGGGAAGCTATATCGTACTACCA harbors:
- the LOC123410219 gene encoding acid phosphatase 1-like, whose amino-acid sequence is MAMARVPILVAVALMAASASCSAWDPTIRMVDDAVAPLIHALRPLLGSGGQLGSRGGVPCDSWRLGVEAYNVRDWKTVPANCEGYVGHYMLGNHFRRDFKVVIDQAIAYVDGLKLAGNGKDVWVFDIDETTLSNLPYYATHGFGARPYNATSFDAYVLEGSAPALPETKRLYYKLLKVGIKPVFITGRTEDKRAVTVGNLRSQGFSGWMNLTLKQHGFKGSAISYKSAERKKLQDAGYVIVGNIGDQWSDILGAPEGARTFKLPDPIYYIA